In one Echinicola marina genomic region, the following are encoded:
- a CDS encoding biotin--[acetyl-CoA-carboxylase] ligase has translation MHKILANTVFLGKDIIYLTECHSTNDIAAQKIKDGAAKEGSIIITDKQTKGRGQRGNRWFSEPEVNLTFSLVLSPLFLNARSHFELNRVVSLAVLEVFSALADGIKVKWPNDIVHEKEGKLGGILIENSISRNNIESSIVGIGLNINQLDFPFPGPTSLAKLSGQIYDKWEIMGRILSAIEKRYLQLKKNDLKQLHSDYLNNLYLKDVWSRYEDIDGRFTGRIVGVSDEGKLLIEKNNRDLNHYVFKEVKFI, from the coding sequence ATGCATAAAATCCTTGCCAATACTGTTTTTCTGGGGAAAGATATTATTTATCTGACAGAGTGTCACTCTACCAATGACATAGCCGCACAGAAAATCAAAGATGGTGCCGCCAAAGAAGGTAGTATTATTATTACTGACAAGCAAACCAAGGGAAGGGGGCAGCGGGGCAATAGGTGGTTTAGTGAGCCAGAAGTAAACCTGACTTTTTCCCTGGTTTTATCCCCCCTTTTTCTGAATGCCAGGTCTCATTTTGAGCTGAACAGGGTGGTTTCTTTAGCGGTTTTGGAAGTTTTTAGTGCGTTGGCTGATGGGATCAAAGTGAAATGGCCCAATGATATAGTACACGAAAAAGAAGGGAAGTTAGGCGGGATTTTAATAGAAAATAGTATCAGCAGAAACAATATAGAGTCCTCCATTGTGGGTATAGGCTTGAATATTAACCAACTGGATTTTCCGTTCCCCGGTCCTACATCATTGGCAAAGTTAAGTGGCCAGATTTATGATAAGTGGGAAATAATGGGGCGTATTTTGTCAGCAATAGAGAAAAGATACCTTCAGTTGAAAAAGAATGATTTGAAGCAATTACATTCAGATTATTTGAACAACCTTTATTTGAAAGATGTTTGGTCGAGATATGAGGATATAGATGGGCGATTCACTGGCAGAATAGTAGGGGTGAGCGATGAAGGAAAATTGCTCATAGAGAAAAACAATAGGGATTTAAACCATTATGTCTTCAAAGAAGTTAAATTCATCTAA
- a CDS encoding HYC_CC_PP family protein, with product MREKQWGQMKNCSLVSIDERDLFKIYKNYITLTDKAFLYLLSTTMRKLFQISLLIIYCCFNAGLSYSMHYCGEQLEAINFFAEEKNCCADGEEMPGCCDDVPKTALQNAEQNTLKTVNLQFITSVFLPYPHLLADIIACISWSQEEEAVAFPMDNAPPRDLPLYIENEIFLI from the coding sequence ATGCGGGAAAAGCAATGGGGGCAAATGAAAAATTGTTCTTTAGTTAGCATAGATGAGCGGGATTTGTTTAAAATCTACAAAAATTATATAACTTTAACTGATAAAGCTTTTCTATATTTGTTATCTACAACCATGCGAAAGCTGTTTCAAATATCGCTATTAATAATTTATTGCTGCTTCAATGCAGGTTTGAGTTATTCTATGCACTATTGTGGAGAGCAGTTGGAAGCCATTAATTTTTTTGCAGAGGAGAAGAATTGTTGTGCAGATGGAGAGGAAATGCCTGGATGTTGCGATGATGTGCCCAAGACAGCATTGCAGAATGCTGAGCAAAACACACTAAAAACCGTCAATTTACAATTTATTACTTCGGTATTCCTGCCTTATCCTCATTTATTGGCAGATATTATTGCGTGTATTTCTTGGAGTCAAGAAGAAGAAGCGGTAGCTTTTCCAATGGATAATGCACCGCCTAGAGATTTACCTTTATATATAGAAAACGAGATTTTTTTGATTTAG
- a CDS encoding UDP-2,3-diacylglucosamine diphosphatase, with protein MNINLKENQKIFFASDFHLGSPDHKTSRKREDKIIKWLKSIEDEAAAIFLVGDLFDFWFEFDTVIPKGFIRFMGKIAQLRDKGIPIFFFTGNHDLWMKDYFTKELNIPVYHNPINLEINHKRFLIGHGDGLGPGDNQYKILKKFFTSKTCQFIFKWLHPDIGLAIAHKWSSHSRSSNMAKNEDKFLGNDEWLWEYCKNVENKMHFDYYIFGHRHLPLELPVGKNSKYINLGEWISQNTYAEFDGEELKLKTFEK; from the coding sequence ATGAACATCAACCTTAAGGAAAACCAAAAAATATTTTTCGCTTCTGATTTTCACTTGGGTTCACCCGACCATAAAACCAGTAGAAAAAGGGAAGATAAAATCATCAAATGGCTGAAGAGCATAGAAGACGAAGCAGCTGCAATTTTTTTGGTTGGTGACCTCTTTGATTTTTGGTTTGAGTTTGACACCGTAATTCCCAAGGGCTTTATCAGGTTTATGGGAAAGATAGCCCAACTGAGAGACAAGGGAATCCCCATATTCTTTTTCACGGGGAATCATGATCTATGGATGAAAGACTACTTCACCAAAGAACTCAACATCCCCGTATATCATAATCCCATAAACCTTGAAATCAACCATAAGAGATTTCTGATCGGGCATGGAGATGGCTTGGGGCCCGGTGATAACCAATACAAAATCCTGAAAAAGTTCTTCACTAGTAAAACCTGTCAGTTTATTTTCAAATGGCTTCATCCTGATATTGGCCTGGCTATTGCTCACAAATGGTCCAGTCACAGCAGGAGCAGCAATATGGCAAAAAACGAGGATAAGTTTCTGGGCAATGATGAATGGCTATGGGAGTATTGCAAAAATGTAGAAAACAAAATGCACTTTGATTACTATATCTTTGGCCATAGGCATTTGCCACTGGAACTTCCTGTGGGCAAAAACTCCAAATACATTAATCTTGGCGAATGGATAAGTCAAAATACTTATGCAGAGTTTGACGGAGAAGAATTAAAATTAAAGACCTTTGAAAAATGA
- a CDS encoding TolC family protein, whose translation MKITKYLNAYRKLGFCLMMVWLVNTGFAQHLEDYLVEAGENNPGLQAKYALYMASLEKVPQLGQLPDPELSFGFFLKDMATLMGDQQMNVSIKQRFPWFGTLQSRRDEASLLAQANFLEFERAKYDLYNQVKQSYYQLYLWEHHQMVAEKNLEILQRMERLALNRFKGGVPGVKGKMTDVLRVQSKTKAISALIEDYRDKQDLERVAFNQLLNRPTDQEVNIDYSDLDQELIWQRAIIMDSVRNRNPDLKKLEVMGDAYQKRSEVANKSGLPSIGIGVDYMVNSPRSPKGEIGSDMGYIPGGMGHNMVMPMVSLSLPIYRKKYKAAAREAQSLRELAHYQKEEVENYLELQMEQGLKAIKEAERNLELYNEQVSLLKRSLDLMLAEYSSGQGSFEELLTVQQELLDFEMKISEASVNKQLAIAQLESLMAESL comes from the coding sequence ATGAAAATCACGAAATACTTGAACGCATATAGAAAACTGGGATTTTGCTTGATGATGGTTTGGCTGGTGAATACTGGTTTTGCCCAGCACCTTGAAGATTATCTGGTAGAAGCAGGGGAAAACAATCCCGGCTTACAGGCCAAGTATGCATTATACATGGCTAGTTTGGAGAAAGTGCCGCAACTGGGGCAGTTGCCTGATCCAGAATTAAGTTTTGGTTTTTTCCTTAAGGATATGGCCACTTTGATGGGAGATCAACAGATGAATGTTTCTATAAAGCAACGGTTTCCATGGTTTGGAACACTGCAGAGTCGAAGGGATGAAGCCAGTTTGTTGGCGCAGGCCAATTTCCTTGAATTTGAACGAGCCAAGTATGACCTGTATAATCAAGTAAAGCAATCGTACTATCAGCTGTATTTATGGGAGCATCACCAGATGGTGGCAGAGAAAAATCTAGAAATACTGCAGCGGATGGAAAGATTGGCGTTGAATAGGTTTAAGGGAGGAGTCCCTGGGGTGAAGGGAAAAATGACGGATGTCCTAAGAGTTCAATCGAAGACCAAGGCCATTAGTGCCCTGATCGAGGACTATAGAGATAAACAGGATTTGGAGCGTGTGGCGTTTAACCAATTGCTTAACAGGCCCACAGATCAAGAGGTGAATATTGATTATAGTGATTTGGATCAAGAATTAATATGGCAGCGAGCAATTATCATGGATAGTGTGCGCAATAGAAATCCAGATCTCAAAAAACTGGAAGTAATGGGGGATGCTTATCAAAAGAGATCTGAGGTGGCCAATAAGTCTGGTTTGCCCAGTATAGGGATTGGTGTAGATTATATGGTGAACAGCCCCAGATCCCCCAAAGGAGAAATAGGGAGTGATATGGGGTATATCCCAGGAGGAATGGGACATAATATGGTGATGCCAATGGTTTCGCTGTCCCTACCGATTTATAGAAAGAAATATAAAGCTGCTGCAAGAGAAGCGCAGAGCTTGAGAGAATTGGCTCATTATCAAAAAGAGGAAGTGGAAAATTACTTGGAATTACAAATGGAACAAGGCCTAAAAGCTATCAAGGAGGCAGAAAGAAACCTAGAATTATATAATGAGCAGGTGAGCTTACTTAAGCGAAGCTTGGATTTGATGTTGGCGGAGTACAGTTCGGGGCAAGGGAGTTTCGAAGAGCTACTGACTGTGCAGCAGGAACTTCTGGATTTCGAAATGAAAATATCTGAAGCCTCTGTAAATAAGCAGCTAGCCATTGCTCAATTGGAAAGTTTGATGGCAGAATCCCTTTAA
- the ahcY gene encoding adenosylhomocysteinase, translating to MSETKSKYVKYKVKDISLAEWGRKEIKLAEAEMPGLMALRAEYGASKPLKGARIAGCLHMTIQTAVLIETLVELGAEVTWSSCNIFSTQDHAAAAIAAAGISVYAWKGLSEEEFDWCIAQTLFFGEEQKPLNMILDDGGDLTNMVLDKYPELVADIKGLSEETTTGVHRLYERMKNGTLPMPAINVNDSVTKSKFDNKYGCKESLVDAIRRATDVMLAGKVAVVGGYGDVGKGSAASLRGAGARVIVTEIDPICALQASMDGFEVKKMIDAAAEADIVVTATGNKDIITGEHFKVMKDKTIVCNIGHFDNEIDVAWLNTNYGHTKDEIKPQVDLYNVDGNDIILLAEGRLVNLGCATGHPSFVMSNSFTNQTLAQLELWTNTDHYENKVYVLPKHLDEKVAELHLSKLGVELETLTEEQAKYIGVEVAGPFKPDYYRY from the coding sequence ATGTCAGAAACTAAATCAAAATACGTCAAGTATAAAGTAAAAGACATCTCTTTGGCTGAATGGGGCCGAAAAGAAATTAAATTGGCTGAGGCCGAAATGCCAGGATTGATGGCTTTAAGAGCTGAGTATGGCGCATCAAAGCCCCTAAAAGGAGCTAGAATTGCAGGTTGTCTTCACATGACCATTCAAACAGCCGTTTTGATTGAAACCTTGGTTGAATTAGGTGCTGAGGTGACTTGGTCTTCTTGTAATATATTCTCCACCCAAGACCATGCCGCTGCCGCTATTGCCGCTGCAGGAATATCTGTTTATGCATGGAAAGGCCTTTCTGAAGAAGAATTTGACTGGTGTATAGCGCAAACATTGTTCTTTGGTGAAGAGCAAAAGCCATTGAATATGATTCTTGATGATGGTGGTGACTTGACCAATATGGTATTGGATAAATACCCTGAATTGGTGGCTGACATCAAGGGATTATCAGAAGAAACTACCACAGGTGTTCACAGGCTTTATGAAAGAATGAAGAATGGAACGCTTCCGATGCCTGCTATCAACGTAAATGACTCTGTAACCAAGTCTAAGTTTGACAATAAATATGGTTGTAAAGAATCTTTGGTAGATGCCATCAGAAGAGCTACCGATGTGATGTTGGCTGGTAAAGTAGCTGTAGTAGGTGGATATGGTGATGTTGGAAAAGGATCTGCGGCTTCTCTTCGAGGTGCTGGAGCCAGAGTGATCGTTACTGAAATTGATCCTATCTGTGCGCTTCAGGCTTCAATGGATGGCTTTGAAGTGAAGAAAATGATCGATGCTGCTGCTGAAGCTGATATCGTAGTTACTGCTACAGGTAACAAAGACATCATCACCGGTGAGCATTTTAAAGTGATGAAGGACAAAACCATCGTTTGTAATATCGGTCACTTTGACAATGAAATCGATGTGGCATGGTTAAATACCAATTATGGTCATACCAAGGATGAAATCAAGCCTCAGGTAGATCTTTATAATGTTGATGGGAATGATATCATCCTTCTAGCAGAAGGTAGATTGGTGAACCTAGGCTGCGCTACTGGACACCCTTCATTTGTGATGTCAAATTCCTTTACCAACCAAACCTTGGCTCAGTTGGAGTTATGGACCAATACAGACCATTATGAAAATAAAGTATATGTATTGCCTAAGCACTTGGATGAAAAAGTTGCTGAGCTTCACTTGAGTAAATTAGGTGTGGAATTGGAAACATTGACTGAAGAGCAAGCTAAATATATCGGTGTAGAAGTGGCTGGTCCATTTAAGCCTGATTATTATAGATACTAA
- a CDS encoding CPXCG motif-containing cysteine-rich protein has product MLTKEQFFICPHCFSRISILLDLSISSQKYIEDCEVCCQPIEVSFTIEKGEITNFTTNPIEQ; this is encoded by the coding sequence ATGCTAACTAAAGAACAATTTTTCATTTGCCCCCATTGCTTTTCCCGCATTTCAATATTGCTTGATTTGAGTATAAGTTCTCAAAAATACATTGAGGATTGTGAAGTATGCTGTCAGCCCATTGAAGTGAGTTTTACAATAGAAAAGGGAGAAATTACAAATTTCACAACAAACCCTATTGAACAATAA
- the ftsH gene encoding ATP-dependent zinc metalloprotease FtsH: MSDKNKNKKFIPKPPQKPNFQLWLIVTAVIVLIGITWFNQRSAVIDITMKRFEDMVLSNDVKKVVVVYNQNYVEVTLKEEALENQRYKDELESQNPFFNPTGPHYKITVASVDKFEEDFDKLEAKLPEDQRIGTSAKKEESWGNWFGSFGFLILVFFLFWIMMRRMAGPSGPGGQIFNVGKSKAQLFDAENKVKITFDNVAGLDEAKEEVQEIVEFLKNPSKFTKLGGKIPKGALLVGPPGTGKTLLAKAVAGEAGVPFFTLSGSDFVEMFVGVGAARVRDLFKQAKEKAPCIIFIDEIDAIGRSRGKGQMPGSNDERENTLNSLLVEMDGFGTDTGVIVLAATNRPDVLDSALLRAGRFDRQISIDKPDILGREAIFKVHLKPIKTSSDIDPKKLAAQTPGFAGAEIANVCNEAALIAARRNKAAVDMQDFQDAVDRVIGGLEKKNKIISPEEKKIVAYHEAGHAVAGWFLEHADPLVKVSIVPRGIAALGYAQYLPKEQFLYQTEQLIDEMCMTLGGRAAEEIVFGKISTGALSDLERVTKMAYSIVSVYGMNDKIGNVSFYDSKGNDYKFSKPYSESTAETIDEEVRKLINFAYERTKDLLSHRKPELETLAQELLEKEIIFQSDLEKLIGKRPFDSETTYEAFTRKVDEKELEEKKAAAKKGDSSSDIEESLSEKKD, from the coding sequence ATGAGTGATAAAAACAAAAATAAAAAATTCATTCCCAAACCGCCCCAAAAGCCCAATTTCCAGCTTTGGCTAATCGTCACTGCGGTCATTGTGCTGATCGGCATCACTTGGTTCAACCAAAGGAGCGCGGTCATTGACATTACGATGAAGCGGTTTGAGGACATGGTCCTGAGCAATGATGTGAAGAAGGTAGTGGTGGTCTACAACCAAAATTATGTGGAAGTCACCCTGAAAGAGGAAGCTCTGGAAAACCAGCGCTATAAAGACGAACTAGAATCCCAAAATCCTTTCTTTAATCCAACTGGTCCTCACTACAAGATTACTGTAGCCTCTGTTGATAAATTTGAAGAAGATTTTGACAAACTGGAAGCTAAACTCCCTGAAGATCAAAGAATAGGTACTTCAGCCAAAAAAGAAGAAAGTTGGGGCAACTGGTTTGGTAGCTTTGGCTTCTTGATCTTGGTATTCTTCCTTTTCTGGATCATGATGAGAAGAATGGCTGGACCAAGCGGACCAGGTGGACAGATCTTTAACGTAGGCAAATCCAAAGCTCAGCTGTTTGATGCAGAGAACAAGGTCAAAATCACTTTTGATAATGTAGCCGGACTGGATGAGGCAAAAGAGGAAGTACAAGAAATTGTTGAATTCCTTAAGAACCCTTCCAAATTCACCAAACTTGGTGGTAAAATCCCTAAGGGAGCATTATTGGTAGGACCTCCAGGTACTGGTAAGACCTTGTTGGCCAAAGCAGTGGCTGGTGAAGCGGGTGTTCCATTCTTTACACTTTCAGGTTCTGACTTTGTCGAAATGTTTGTGGGTGTAGGGGCCGCCAGGGTACGTGACCTCTTCAAGCAAGCCAAAGAAAAAGCACCTTGTATCATCTTTATTGATGAGATAGATGCCATTGGACGTTCAAGGGGTAAAGGCCAAATGCCCGGATCAAATGACGAGCGTGAAAACACACTGAACTCCCTATTGGTAGAAATGGATGGTTTCGGTACGGACACTGGTGTCATTGTATTGGCTGCCACTAACCGACCTGATGTATTGGATAGCGCCCTATTGAGAGCAGGTAGATTTGACCGTCAGATCAGTATTGACAAGCCTGACATTTTGGGTAGAGAAGCCATTTTCAAGGTTCACCTAAAACCTATTAAGACCAGCTCTGATATTGATCCTAAAAAACTGGCTGCGCAAACTCCAGGCTTTGCTGGTGCTGAAATTGCCAATGTTTGTAATGAAGCGGCCCTTATTGCCGCAAGAAGAAATAAAGCAGCTGTTGATATGCAGGATTTCCAAGATGCCGTTGATAGGGTGATTGGTGGTCTTGAGAAGAAAAACAAAATCATCTCCCCGGAAGAGAAAAAGATTGTTGCCTATCATGAGGCTGGCCATGCCGTGGCAGGCTGGTTCCTGGAGCATGCTGATCCTTTGGTAAAGGTAAGTATTGTACCAAGGGGAATTGCTGCATTAGGTTACGCGCAATATTTGCCGAAAGAACAATTCCTTTATCAAACAGAGCAATTGATTGACGAAATGTGCATGACACTTGGTGGCCGTGCTGCTGAAGAAATTGTCTTTGGCAAGATTTCAACAGGCGCACTTAGTGATCTGGAAAGAGTGACCAAAATGGCTTATTCTATCGTTTCGGTCTATGGTATGAATGATAAAATTGGCAATGTTTCTTTCTATGATAGCAAAGGAAATGATTACAAATTCAGCAAGCCCTACTCTGAGTCCACTGCGGAAACAATTGATGAGGAAGTTAGAAAGCTAATCAATTTTGCCTACGAAAGAACCAAAGACCTTTTGAGTCATCGAAAACCAGAATTGGAGACCTTGGCCCAAGAACTATTGGAAAAAGAGATAATCTTCCAATCTGACCTAGAAAAACTTATTGGTAAACGACCTTTTGACAGTGAAACCACCTATGAAGCATTTACCAGAAAAGTTGACGAAAAAGAACTGGAAGAAAAAAAGGCTGCCGCTAAAAAAGGAGATAGCTCTTCAGACATAGAAGAAAGCCTAAGCGAGAAAAAGGACTGA
- the rsfS gene encoding ribosome silencing factor: MTAEELSKLIVKGMEEKKASDIVVMDLRDINNSVSDFFVICSGQSDTQVEAISDSIEEEVFKSNEEKPWRSEGKNNLQWILVDYVDVVAHVFLKDKREFYGLEDLWGDAKVTHIN, from the coding sequence ATGACAGCAGAAGAGCTGAGTAAATTAATCGTGAAAGGGATGGAAGAAAAAAAAGCTTCCGATATCGTGGTGATGGATTTGAGGGATATCAATAATTCTGTTTCCGATTTTTTTGTGATTTGTTCCGGCCAATCAGACACTCAAGTAGAAGCCATTTCTGATTCAATCGAAGAAGAAGTTTTCAAATCCAACGAAGAAAAGCCGTGGAGAAGTGAAGGAAAAAATAATCTACAATGGATTTTGGTAGATTATGTTGATGTGGTAGCCCATGTTTTCCTGAAAGATAAAAGAGAGTTTTATGGACTTGAAGATTTGTGGGGCGATGCAAAAGTCACCCATATAAATTAA
- a CDS encoding SDR family oxidoreductase: MKYTQGMLRQDALKGKTILITGGGTGLGRSMAEYFLELGANLVISSRRLEVLKDTAQQLQQNKEGKVLPLACDVRDAEQVEMMFEQAVAEFGAVDAVVNNAAGNFISPTEKLSSNAFHTIIDIVLKGSVNMTMTAGKQWITTNQPGVFLNIVTTYAWTGSAYVVPSATAKAGVLAMTRSLAVEWAKYNIRSNAIAQGPFPTEGAWSRLLPADLANKFDPAKKIPLKRVGEHQELANLAAYLVSDFSAYVNGEVITIDGGEWLKGAGEFNHLEQVPDELWEQLSDMRKKKG, encoded by the coding sequence ATGAAATACACGCAGGGAATGCTTAGGCAAGATGCTTTAAAAGGTAAAACCATTTTGATTACTGGAGGAGGGACGGGGCTTGGGAGATCCATGGCGGAATATTTTTTGGAGCTGGGGGCAAATCTGGTGATCAGTAGTAGAAGATTGGAAGTCCTAAAGGATACTGCACAGCAACTTCAGCAAAATAAAGAAGGGAAAGTATTGCCATTAGCCTGTGATGTGCGGGATGCGGAGCAGGTAGAGATGATGTTTGAACAGGCAGTAGCTGAGTTTGGGGCAGTGGATGCGGTAGTCAATAATGCAGCAGGAAATTTTATCAGTCCAACAGAAAAGTTGTCATCCAATGCTTTTCATACGATAATTGATATTGTTTTAAAGGGTAGCGTCAATATGACCATGACAGCAGGGAAACAATGGATAACAACGAATCAGCCAGGCGTATTTTTAAATATTGTTACCACCTATGCATGGACGGGTTCTGCCTATGTGGTTCCCAGTGCTACAGCAAAAGCAGGGGTATTGGCGATGACCAGGTCTCTAGCGGTGGAATGGGCAAAATATAATATCCGCTCCAATGCAATTGCTCAGGGACCATTTCCTACTGAAGGGGCTTGGAGTCGGCTTTTGCCAGCTGATTTGGCCAATAAGTTTGACCCTGCAAAAAAGATACCCTTAAAAAGAGTTGGAGAGCATCAAGAGCTGGCCAATTTAGCTGCTTACCTCGTTTCAGATTTTTCAGCATATGTCAATGGCGAGGTGATCACCATTGACGGAGGAGAATGGTTAAAGGGAGCTGGGGAATTTAACCATTTAGAGCAAGTTCCTGATGAATTATGGGAACAGCTGTCAGATATGCGCAAGAAAAAAGGATGA